Proteins co-encoded in one Meiothermus sp. genomic window:
- a CDS encoding winged helix-turn-helix domain-containing protein: MQLAQHQRRPRLELQLRHHPDNLHALYRESQDHTERARWHALWLLARGQSIPEVARNLGYTDRWVRQVIHRYNQGLPMKNLRHENKGRAPLVPPELQEGFRQALLQPHPRDGLWSIRNAAEWLAERLGRPVDGRRAWYWMRRLGLAPLRPRPRHREADAKRQEAFKKSSF, encoded by the coding sequence ATGCAACTGGCCCAACATCAGCGCCGCCCCCGGTTGGAACTCCAACTGCGACACCATCCGGATAACCTCCACGCCCTCTACCGGGAGTCCCAAGACCACACCGAACGCGCCCGCTGGCACGCTCTCTGGCTGCTGGCCAGGGGTCAGAGCATCCCCGAGGTAGCCAGGAATCTGGGCTATACCGATCGCTGGGTGCGTCAGGTAATCCACCGCTACAATCAGGGCCTGCCCATGAAGAATCTGCGGCACGAGAACAAAGGCCGGGCCCCCCTCGTACCGCCCGAACTCCAGGAGGGCTTCCGCCAGGCCCTCCTCCAGCCCCATCCCAGGGACGGGCTTTGGAGCATACGCAACGCTGCGGAGTGGCTGGCTGAAAGGCTGGGACGTCCGGTGGATGGGCGGCGGGCCTGGTACTGGATGCGTCGCCTGGGCCTGGCCCCGCTGCGCCCCCGGCCGCGCCACCGGGAGGCGGATGCGAAGCGGCAGGAGGCTTTCAAAAAAAGCTCTTTCTGA